From a region of the Bacillus alveayuensis genome:
- a CDS encoding DnaJ-class molecular chaperone (product_source=COG0484; cath_funfam=2.10.230.10; cog=COG0484; smart=SM00778; superfamily=57938) has product MTTTQIKQKRCPYCEGQGYFQLILGGTETCQCCKGTGKKP; this is encoded by the coding sequence ATGACGACAACACAGATTAAACAAAAACGTTGTCCATATTGTGAAGGACAGGGATATTTCCAATTAATATTAGGTGGAACAGAAACGTGTCAATGCTGTAAAGGAACAGGGAAAAAACCTTAA
- a CDS encoding purine-cytosine permease-like protein (product_source=COG1457; cog=COG1457; pfam=PF14068; superfamily=81321; transmembrane_helix_parts=Outside_1_4,TMhelix_5_27,Inside_28_31,TMhelix_32_54,Outside_55_73,TMhelix_74_96,Inside_97_107) — MPMSLPVLLISMLLFLVLFFGIGFLLNMLLRMSWIMAIIYPIVCVFIIDEVRFIDYFRSPGSSFGALGDKITSLAVADILILASGLLGAILSGIVIKMLRNRGYQMF; from the coding sequence ATGCCAATGAGCTTACCTGTTCTCCTTATTTCGATGCTTTTATTTTTAGTCTTATTTTTTGGTATCGGGTTTTTATTAAATATGTTGCTTCGAATGTCATGGATTATGGCAATCATATATCCTATTGTATGTGTATTTATTATAGATGAGGTTCGCTTTATTGATTATTTCCGTTCCCCAGGTTCTTCCTTTGGGGCATTAGGAGATAAAATTACTTCTTTAGCTGTGGCGGACATTTTAATACTTGCAAGCGGATTACTAGGTGCTATTTTATCTGGAATTGTCATTAAAATGTTAAGAAACCGAGGATACCAAATGTTTTAG
- a CDS encoding 3D (Asp-Asp-Asp) domain-containing protein (product_source=COG3584; cog=COG3584; pfam=PF06725), producing the protein MTILFITALLSTYEAVSGVQAKEIVRWGTKQIGVTYEMKQTEFADKFLHRLPVPDTKISSSRKEVNESLTLEDAVDWSKYPKKTVVATGYTAGYESTGKHPGHPGYGITYSGVKVKRDLYSTIAADLNVFPIGTILFIPGYGYGVVADKGGAIKGNRLDLYYETVEDVYKHWGKKKLDVYVIKMGKGTLSEEELTTLNENESMKVFRQKIINSKS; encoded by the coding sequence ATGACCATCTTATTTATAACCGCTTTACTTTCAACGTATGAAGCAGTTTCAGGTGTTCAAGCAAAGGAAATTGTTCGATGGGGAACGAAGCAAATAGGCGTAACCTATGAAATGAAACAGACGGAATTTGCTGATAAGTTTTTACATAGACTTCCCGTTCCCGATACAAAAATATCGTCAAGCAGAAAAGAAGTAAATGAATCATTGACATTAGAAGATGCTGTTGATTGGTCGAAATATCCGAAAAAAACCGTTGTAGCAACCGGTTATACGGCAGGTTATGAATCAACAGGGAAGCATCCAGGACACCCTGGCTACGGGATTACATATTCCGGAGTAAAAGTAAAAAGAGATTTATATTCAACCATTGCTGCTGATTTAAATGTTTTTCCGATTGGAACAATTCTTTTTATCCCAGGTTATGGTTACGGTGTTGTCGCTGATAAAGGAGGGGCCATTAAAGGAAATCGCCTAGACTTATATTATGAAACAGTAGAAGACGTGTATAAGCATTGGGGAAAGAAAAAGCTGGATGTATATGTCATCAAAATGGGAAAGGGAACATTAAGCGAAGAAGAGTTAACAACATTAAATGAAAATGAATCCATGAAAGTATTTCGCCAAAAAATTATAAATTCGAAAAGCTAA